One Streptomyces sp. CG4 genomic window, CCCGGTACAGCTGGACCTTGAACTGCCCAGCGACGACGACGCGTTCTCCTTCGGCGCCACCGCCGACTTCACCTGGCGGGTGGCCGATCCGATCGCTTTCGTGGCGAGCGGCGAACGGGACGTGCCGACCCGGCTCACCCGCGAACTGCAGCAGGCGGCCCGGCCGGTCACCCGGCGCTTCACCATCGAGGACAGCCCCGCCGCCGAACGGGCCGTGCAGCAGGCGGTCGAGGAGGACACCTTCGCCGCGGGCACCGGCCTGAACGTGTCGTGCGTGGTGCGGCTGCGGCTGGACGACGACGCGATCGCCCACCGGCGGCGCAAGCGCACCCTGCGCTACGAGTCGGAGATGCTCGACCCCGAGCACGAGTACCGGATGCGGCAGGCACAGCTCCAGCACCAGCTGGACGTTCTGCGCGAGCAGCAGTCCCAGGAACTGATCGCGCAGAAGATCGCCTTCTATCAGTACTGGCTCCAGCACGGCGGGGTCGCCACCTGGGCCCTGCACCTGGCGGCCCATCCCACGGACACCCGAATGGTCGTCAGCACCCTGCAGAAGGACCAGCTCGGCGCCATCCGCAAGGAACTGGAACTGATCGCCGGGGACACCCTGGAGGACTATCAGAAGGCCGAGTCGGCCCGCTCCGTCCTGCGTTCCGTCGACGAGTTCATGCGGGAGCAGGCGGCGCCACCCCAGGCCCTGCCCCCGGGCATGTCCCCGCAGCAGCCATACGCCCCACCGCAGTCCTATGCCCCGGGCCCGCCGCCCACCCAGCCCCCGGCCCCGTACGCTCAGCCGCCGCAGACACAACTGCCGTACGATCAGCCGCCGCAGGCACAGCCGCCGTATGGCCAGGCGCCGCAGGCACAACCCCCGTACGGCCAGGCACCGCAGGCGCAACCCCCGTACGGTCAGGCGCAGATGGGACAACCGGCGTACGAGCAGGCGCCGTTGGGGCAGCCGGTGCCCGGTCAGCCGTCGTACGGGCAGGCGGTTCACGACCAGGTGCCCTACGCCTCCCCGACGCCTCCCCCGCCGCCCGCACCCGCCGTGCCTCCTGCGACGCTCGTGTCCGACGGGCCCGCACCGGCCGTACCGCCCGCGCCCGGCGCAGCCCGGGAGGAGTCCGGCGAGGCGGGTCCGGCATGACCTCCCCCGACAGCACCGCGTCCCCGGCCGTCCCCGCCCTCTTCGCCCCCCAGACGGCGGAACGGCTGCTCGCCGAGCTGCGCGACGAGATCGCGCGGGCCGACACCAAGGCCTCCGTCCTGGTGGCGGCGCTGGGCATGGCGGCCGGGGTGTTCACCGGGCTGGTCGCCGGCAAGAACTGGTCGCCGAGCCGGCTGTCCGCACCCGGTACCGCTCTGTGGTGGGCGGGGTCGACGGCGCTGGCCCTGTCACTGGTCGCACTGCTGCTCGCGGTCCTGCCCCGCTTCCGCTCCGGGGCGTGGGCCGAGGGACGCCCCCTGTGCTATTTCGGCGACATCCTGCAGGCGGTACGGGCGGGCCGGCTGGCCGAGGCGCTCGCCGACACCGACCGGGACCCCACTGCCGCCGTGCTCGCCGCCCTCGCCGAGAAGAGCCGGATCGCCTCGTCCAAGCACCTCTGGATCCGTACCGGCCTGATCGCCTTCTGCGTCGGCACCCTGCTGCTGCCCACCGCCGCACTCATCGGCTGACGTCCCCGTACTCGAAGGAGCCCCGCTCATGTCCCAGCCGCCGGACCCGTCCGTACCACCCCAGTACCCGGAGCCGCCCGCACCGCCTCAGTACCCGGAGTCGTCCGCACCGCCCCAGTACCCCGAGCCGACGTACCCCGAAGCCACCGCTCCGACGCCGCCCGTCCACCCCACACCACCCGCCACACCACCCGCCACCCCGCCCTCGTATCCGGGCGAGCCGACCTATCCAACGGCCGCGCCGCAGTACCCGGCCGCTCCGGGTCACCCCGCACCGTCCGCCACCCCACCCCCGTATCCGGGCGAGCCGACGTACCCCACGGCCGCGCCGCAGTACCCGGCCGCCGCTCCGGGTCACCCCACGACGCCCCCGGTCCCTCCGGCATACCCCACCGCCCCGCCGGCACCCGCGGACCAGCCGGCCGCGCATCCGGCCGGGGGCCCGGCCCACCCCGGGCACATACCGCCCCAGCCCCCGCAGTACCCCGCTCCCGGCTACCCCGTGCCTCCACAGACCGCCGCGGTGCCGCCTCCGCCGTCGCATGCCCCGGGCGCCTCGGCGCCGGTGCCGGAACCCGCTCCCGACGATCTCGACTACCGTCACCGCGGCGCCCGCCTGCACGTGGCCGAGTATCAGCGCGGGGCCGACGCCACGGCGATCGGACGGCTCGCGGTGCAGCTGCCCGGGGCCCTGGTGAGCCTCGCGCTGGTCAGCTCCCTAGCGCTCGGTCTGTTCGGGAACGTGGTGGGAACGGTGGTGGTCGTGGCCTGGGTCGCCTCCGGACTGCTCGTCTTCCACCGGCCGACCGAGCTGGCCTTCGCCCGGTATGTGCTCAAGCTCCGCCCGCCCACTCAGGCGGAGCGCTTCCGCCTGGAGCCGATCTGGAACGAGGTGACCGCCCGCGCGGGCATCGAACCGGGCACGTACGAGCTGATGGTGGAGAACAGCGACGAGCTGAACGCGGTGGCGGTGGCCGGCCATGTCGTCGGCGTCACGACCTACTCCCTCAACCGGATCCCGACCAGCAACCTGGCGGCCGTACTCGCGCACGAGCTGGGTCACCACACCGGCGGCCACGCCTGGGCCGGTCTGCTCGGCTACTGGTACTCGCTGCCCGGCCGGATCGCCTGGGCGGTGACCCGCGGGCTGGCCCGGTTCGCGATCGCAGTCGCCAGCGTCTTCTCCATGGCGGCGACCGGGATTCTGGTCCTCTTCATGGCGGTGGTGGTGATCGCCGCGTTCCTCACCGCCTGGTACCTCGCGATCCCACTCGTGCTCGCCCCCTACCTGCTGGCCTACGCGGGCCGGCGCGGCGAGCTGCGTGCGGACCAGCAGGCCGCCGAGCTGGGCTTCGCCCGGCAACTGGCGGAGGTCCTCCACCACTCCCAGGCCGAGGAGGCGGCGGCGAAGGCGGCCCTGGCCGCGCAGGGCCAGAGGCTCAAGGAGCCCGGCACCCTGGCCAGGCTCCTGTCCAGCCACCCGGACGACCACACCCGGCTGAGCGCCCTGGAGCCCTACCTGGGCCTGCACCGCTGACGGTCCCCGAGCACGCCGAAGGGCGGCCACCCCCACGGGGTAGCCGCCCTTCAACTCATGCTGCTCGCCTACTGGTTGTACGGACCGTAGTCGTAGTCCTCCAGCGGAACGGCCTGGCCGGAGCCGGTGCCGAACGGCGAGTAGTCGATGTCGTCGTAGCCGACGGCCGAGTACATCGCGGCCTTGGCCTCCTCGGTCGGCTCGACCCGGATGTTGCGGTAGCGGGACAGACCCGTACCGGCCGGGATGAGCTTACCGATGATGACGTTCTCCTTGAGGCCGATGAGGCTGTCGGACTTGGCGTTGATCGCCGCGTCCGTCAGGACTCGGGTCGTCTCCTGGAAGGAGGCGGCCGACAGCCAGGACTCCGTCGCCAGCGAGGCCTTCGTGATACCCATCAGCTGCGGACGACCGGAGGCCGGGTGACCGCCCTCCTGGACCACACGACGGTTCTCGGTCTCGAACTTCGAGCGCTCGACCAGCTCGCCGGGCAGCAGCTCGGCGTCACCGGACTCGATGATCGTCACACGGCGGAGCATCTGCCGGATGATGATCTCGATGTGCTTGTCGTGGATCGACACACCCTGCGAGTTGTAGACCTTCTGGACCTCGCCGACCAGGTGGACCTGGACGGCACGCTGGCCCAGGATGCGCAGCACGTCGTGCGGGTTGGTGGCACCCACGGTGAGCTGCTGGCCCACCTCGACGTGCTCGCCCTCGCTGACCAGGACCTTGGCACGCTTGGAGATCGGGAAGGCCGTCTCGTCGCTGCCGTCGTCCGGGGTGACGACGAGCTTCTTGGTCTTCTCGGTCTCCTCGATGCGGACGCGGCCACTCGCCTCGGAGATCGGGGCGACACCCTTCGGGGTACGGGCCTCGAAGAGCTCGACGACACGCGGCAGACCCTGGGTGATGTCGTCACCGGCCACACCACCGGTGTGGAAGGTACGCATCGTCAGCTGGGTACCGGGCTCACCGATGGACTGGGCGGCGATGATGCCGACCGCCTCACCGATGTCGACCAGCTTGCCGGTGGCGAGCGAACGGCCGTAGCACATCGCGCAGGTGCCGACGGCGGACTCGCAGGTCAGGACCGAGCGGGTCTTGACCTCCGCGACACCGTTCTTGACCAGCTCGTCGATGAGCACGTCGCCGAGGTCGGTACCGGCCGGGGCCAGCACCCTTCCGTCGACCACGATGTCCTCGGCGAGGCAGCGCGCGTACACGGACGTCTCGACGTTGTCCGTCTTGCGCAGGACACCGCCCTCGCCCCGCTCGGCGATCGCCAGCTTGAGGCCACGCTCGGTGCCGCAGTCCTCCTCGCGGATGATGACGTCCTGCGAGACGTCCACCAGACGACGGGTCAGGTAACCCGAGTCGGCGGTACGCAGGGCGGTGTCCGCGAGACCCTTACGGGCACCGTGCGTGGAGATGAAGTACTCCAGCACGGAGAGGCCCTCACGGAACGAGGCCTTGATCGGACGCGGGATGGTCTCGTTCTTCGCGTTCGACACCAGACCACGCATACCGGCAATCTGACGCATCTGCATCATGTTGCCTCGTGCACCCGAGTTCACCATCATCGAGACCGGGTTGGTCTTCGGGAAGTTCGCGTTCATCGCCTCGGCGACCTCGTTGGTCGCCTTGGTCCAGATCGCGATGAGCTCCTGCGTGCGCTCTTCCTTGGTGATCAGACCGCGCTCGTACTGCTTCTGGACCCTCTCGTCCTGCGCCTCGTAGCCCTTGACGATCTCCTTCTTCGCCTCGGGAACGACGACGTCGGAGATGGCGACGGTGACGCCGGAACGGGTGGCCCAGTAGAAGCCGGACGCCTTCAGGTTGTCGAGCGTCGCCGCCACGATGACCTTCGGGTAGCGCTCGGCGAGGTCGTTGACGATCTCGGAGAGCTGCTTCTTGCCGACCTCGTAGTCGACGAACGGGTAGTCCTCGGGCAGCAGCTCGTTGAAGAGCGCGCGGCCCAGGGTCGTGTTCAGACGGAACGAGTCACCCTGCTGCCACTCCGGCTCGCCCTCCTCGCGGGCCGGCGGGGTCCAGCCGCGCGGCGGGATGGTGCCCACCGGGAAGCGGATGTCCACGCGCGACTGCAGCGAGAGCTCGCCGGCGTCGAACGCCATGATCGCCTCGGCCACGGACGCGAACGAGCGGCCCTCGCCCTTGACGTCACGCATCTCGCCGTCGGTGGTGAGGAAGAACAGACCGAGGACCATGTCCTGGGTCGGCATCGTCACCGGACGGCCGTCGGCCGGCTTGAGGATGTTGTTCGAGGACAGCATCAGGATGCGGGCCTCGGCCTGCGCCTCCGCGGACAGCGGCAGGTGCACGGCCATCTGGTCACCGTCGAAGTCCGCGTTGAACGCGGTGCAGACGAGCGGGTGGATCTGGATGGCCTTGCCCTCGACCAGCTGCGGCTCGAAGGCCTGGATGCCGAGGCGGTGCAGGGTGGGAGCACGGTTCAGCAGGACCGGGTGCTCGGCGATGACCTCTTCGAGGACGTCGTACACGACCGTGCGGCCGCGCTCCACCATGCGCTTGGCGGACTTGATGTTCTGCGCGTGGTTCAGGTCGACCAGGCGCTTCATCACGAACGGCTTGAACAGCTCCAGCGCCATGGCCTTCGGCAGACCGCACTGGTGCAGCTTGAGCTGCGGGCCGACGACGATGACGGAACGCGCCGAGTAGTCGACTCGCTTACCGAGCAGGTTCTGCCGGAAGCGGCCCTGCTTGCCCTTCAGCATGTCGCTGAGGGACTTCAGCGGACGGTTGCCGGGGCCCGTGACCGGGCGACCACGACGGCCGTTGTCGAAGAGCGCGTCGACGGCCTCCTGGAGCATGCGCTTCTCGTTGTTCACGATGATCTCGGGCGCACCGAGGTCGAGAAGCCGCTTCAGGCGGTTGTTGCGGTTGATGACACGGCGGTACAGGTCGTTCAGGTCGGAGGTCGCGAAGCGGCCACCGTCCAGCTGCACCATCGGACGCAGGTCCGGCGGGATGACCGGGACGCAGTCCAGGACCATGCCCTTGGGGCTGTTGGACGTCTGCAGGAACGCGGAGACGACCTTCAGGCGCTTCAGGGCACGGGTCTTCTTCTGGCCCTTGCCGGTGCGGATGATCTCGCGGAGCCGCTCGGCCTCCTCCTCCAGGTCGAAGGACTCCAGGCGCTTCTGCAGCGCCGCGGCACCCATCGAACCGTCGAAGTACGTGCCGAAGCGGTCACGCAGCTCGCGGTAGAGCAGCTCGTCGCCCTCCAGGTCCTGGACCTTGAGGTTCTTGAACCGGTTCCACACCTCGTCGAGGCGGTCGATCTCGCGCTGCGCACGGTCGCGCAGCTGCTTCATCTCGCGCTCGGCACCCTCGCGCACCTTGCGGCGCACATCGGCCTTGGCGCCCTCGGCCTCCAGCTCGGCCAGGTCGGCCTCAAGCTTCTTGGCGCGGCCTTCCAGGTCGGCGTCGCGGCGGTTCTCGATCTGCTGGCGCTCGACCGAGACATGCGCCTCCAGGGAGGGCAGGTCGCGCGTACGGCGCTCCTCGTCGACGTACGTGATCATGTACGCGGCGAAGTAGATGACCTTTTCGAGGTCCTTGGGCGCCAGGTCCAGCAGGTAGCCCAGGCGCGACGGGACGCCCTTGAAGTACCAGATGTGCGTGACGGGGGCGGCCAGCTCAATGTGGCCCATCCGCTCACGGCGCACCTTGGCGCGCGTGACCTCGACGCCACAGCGCTCGCAGATGATGCCCTTGAAGCGGACGCGCTTGTACTTGCCGCAGTAGCACTCCCAGTCCCGGGTCGGACCGAAGATCTTCTCGCAGAAGAGTC contains:
- a CDS encoding Pycsar system effector family protein, giving the protein MTSPDSTASPAVPALFAPQTAERLLAELRDEIARADTKASVLVAALGMAAGVFTGLVAGKNWSPSRLSAPGTALWWAGSTALALSLVALLLAVLPRFRSGAWAEGRPLCYFGDILQAVRAGRLAEALADTDRDPTAAVLAALAEKSRIASSKHLWIRTGLIAFCVGTLLLPTAALIG
- a CDS encoding PE-PGRS family protein, which translates into the protein MADFRRPPEWTQNADRHTALIDPVLTVRPISRFDYTVRRQVGAIDHALVFVTASGSYDVYMPPHRPSRTDAAARRYTSVYEVDMGSHPVQLDLELPSDDDAFSFGATADFTWRVADPIAFVASGERDVPTRLTRELQQAARPVTRRFTIEDSPAAERAVQQAVEEDTFAAGTGLNVSCVVRLRLDDDAIAHRRRKRTLRYESEMLDPEHEYRMRQAQLQHQLDVLREQQSQELIAQKIAFYQYWLQHGGVATWALHLAAHPTDTRMVVSTLQKDQLGAIRKELELIAGDTLEDYQKAESARSVLRSVDEFMREQAAPPQALPPGMSPQQPYAPPQSYAPGPPPTQPPAPYAQPPQTQLPYDQPPQAQPPYGQAPQAQPPYGQAPQAQPPYGQAQMGQPAYEQAPLGQPVPGQPSYGQAVHDQVPYASPTPPPPPAPAVPPATLVSDGPAPAVPPAPGAAREESGEAGPA
- a CDS encoding DNA-directed RNA polymerase subunit beta', whose product is MLDVNFFDELRIGLATADDIRQWSHGEVKKPETINYRTLKPEKDGLFCEKIFGPTRDWECYCGKYKRVRFKGIICERCGVEVTRAKVRRERMGHIELAAPVTHIWYFKGVPSRLGYLLDLAPKDLEKVIYFAAYMITYVDEERRTRDLPSLEAHVSVERQQIENRRDADLEGRAKKLEADLAELEAEGAKADVRRKVREGAEREMKQLRDRAQREIDRLDEVWNRFKNLKVQDLEGDELLYRELRDRFGTYFDGSMGAAALQKRLESFDLEEEAERLREIIRTGKGQKKTRALKRLKVVSAFLQTSNSPKGMVLDCVPVIPPDLRPMVQLDGGRFATSDLNDLYRRVINRNNRLKRLLDLGAPEIIVNNEKRMLQEAVDALFDNGRRGRPVTGPGNRPLKSLSDMLKGKQGRFRQNLLGKRVDYSARSVIVVGPQLKLHQCGLPKAMALELFKPFVMKRLVDLNHAQNIKSAKRMVERGRTVVYDVLEEVIAEHPVLLNRAPTLHRLGIQAFEPQLVEGKAIQIHPLVCTAFNADFDGDQMAVHLPLSAEAQAEARILMLSSNNILKPADGRPVTMPTQDMVLGLFFLTTDGEMRDVKGEGRSFASVAEAIMAFDAGELSLQSRVDIRFPVGTIPPRGWTPPAREEGEPEWQQGDSFRLNTTLGRALFNELLPEDYPFVDYEVGKKQLSEIVNDLAERYPKVIVAATLDNLKASGFYWATRSGVTVAISDVVVPEAKKEIVKGYEAQDERVQKQYERGLITKEERTQELIAIWTKATNEVAEAMNANFPKTNPVSMMVNSGARGNMMQMRQIAGMRGLVSNAKNETIPRPIKASFREGLSVLEYFISTHGARKGLADTALRTADSGYLTRRLVDVSQDVIIREEDCGTERGLKLAIAERGEGGVLRKTDNVETSVYARCLAEDIVVDGRVLAPAGTDLGDVLIDELVKNGVAEVKTRSVLTCESAVGTCAMCYGRSLATGKLVDIGEAVGIIAAQSIGEPGTQLTMRTFHTGGVAGDDITQGLPRVVELFEARTPKGVAPISEASGRVRIEETEKTKKLVVTPDDGSDETAFPISKRAKVLVSEGEHVEVGQQLTVGATNPHDVLRILGQRAVQVHLVGEVQKVYNSQGVSIHDKHIEIIIRQMLRRVTIIESGDAELLPGELVERSKFETENRRVVQEGGHPASGRPQLMGITKASLATESWLSAASFQETTRVLTDAAINAKSDSLIGLKENVIIGKLIPAGTGLSRYRNIRVEPTEEAKAAMYSAVGYDDIDYSPFGTGSGQAVPLEDYDYGPYNQ
- a CDS encoding M48 family metalloprotease; the protein is MSQPPDPSVPPQYPEPPAPPQYPESSAPPQYPEPTYPEATAPTPPVHPTPPATPPATPPSYPGEPTYPTAAPQYPAAPGHPAPSATPPPYPGEPTYPTAAPQYPAAAPGHPTTPPVPPAYPTAPPAPADQPAAHPAGGPAHPGHIPPQPPQYPAPGYPVPPQTAAVPPPPSHAPGASAPVPEPAPDDLDYRHRGARLHVAEYQRGADATAIGRLAVQLPGALVSLALVSSLALGLFGNVVGTVVVVAWVASGLLVFHRPTELAFARYVLKLRPPTQAERFRLEPIWNEVTARAGIEPGTYELMVENSDELNAVAVAGHVVGVTTYSLNRIPTSNLAAVLAHELGHHTGGHAWAGLLGYWYSLPGRIAWAVTRGLARFAIAVASVFSMAATGILVLFMAVVVIAAFLTAWYLAIPLVLAPYLLAYAGRRGELRADQQAAELGFARQLAEVLHHSQAEEAAAKAALAAQGQRLKEPGTLARLLSSHPDDHTRLSALEPYLGLHR